In Rhodamnia argentea isolate NSW1041297 chromosome 1, ASM2092103v1, whole genome shotgun sequence, the genomic window tccctctctctctctctagattctCTACCTGCGTTTGTTTTGTTTACGTAGCGTTACCTCTCTGGCTCTCTGGTCTCTTCCTCTCCACAAAGttcccatttttccttttcctcctccttgcGAAAAAAGAACAAACGCCCATTGACACGTCTCTGTCCTTTCAGCCTCTGAAATCGCTCATCGAAGGCCCTCTGAGCAGAGTTCGAGCTCGGCTCTTATCGCCCCTGGCATTTACGTCGGTCGCTCGATCTCTTATGTTACTTGCTCGccaatgaagatgaaggaggTCGTGTACCAGGAGGTAATATCCGTGTATACACGCTTCACGTCGCCCATTCTTCGTTTCTCTACTTTCATCTAACCGTGTCGGACTGCGTTGCGACATTGACATTTCTCGGGGCTATTCGTTTAAGCTGGCGCGAGTCGCGTTTTGCGTTGATGTCTGATGAAATGTGGGGGGTTTTGTGCGTGTAGGAGTACAGAGAGAACGCGAGAGGGGTTCAGCTCTTCACCTGCAGATGGTTGCCATGCTCGTCCTCTCCGAGAGCGCTCGTTTTCATTTGccatggtctctctctctctctctctgacattTGGTTGGTGGGGTTCGGTGTGTGTATCAAGTAAAGGTGGGACATTTAATGGTTTTTGCAGGTTATGGTATGGAGTGCAGTGGCTTCATGAGAGGTAATTTAATGCGAATGGCGTCTCTGAACAGAGCACCTTTCTTGCCTTCTCTTCAcggatgctctctctctcctccttctctctctgtttttgagTTTTTGCTTTCCCCCTCTGTTGATGATTAACTAGTTTAAGCAGCAACCCACACGTCTGAAAATCTTAGTACACTTATGGCAGCATTACCTCTCTTAATCTTTAGAAAAATCAGGCTGTCATTGTGTTAATTGTTTGAGATTTTCGAAACTAGCCCTATCTATAGCTAGCTTGCCAGAAGCAATATACTAAGAACTTTGATGGGCacgaaaagaaaatgcaaaaagatcAACAAAAGAATTATCTTCTTCTAGTCTAACTTTTGAGCTGTGATCTGCTTTATGATCTAGGACTGCTAACTAGATCACAATCTAGAAAAGAGTTTATTTAGTCGTTCTTGCTTTGGGTGCCGCCCATctcccccccccacaaaaaaaaaaaaagcaccatGTCGCTACCCATGAGACTTACCCCTTTGACATGTCATGGAAATGTCTTAATTCATAAGTAAAAAAGATTTTTATAACGAAGTATTCTACATTTATCAAGCAattaaatggaaagaaaatcaCCCTTCTCGTGAATTGTTATGTACGAAGCATGCTCTGTAATTAATAACTTCCCATGTTTGAATATGTTTAGTAAATGTTAAGATTTTCGGCGTAAATTCGAGATTAGCAGACGCGACCCCACGATCTTAATCGGCTACTTATGGGGGTGATCTCTCGCTGTCGATCATAGTTGTAGACTCGTAGTAATTAGGGGAAAGCCAACCACtctgtttttttctctctcttggatAAAAGATGGTTTGTTGACTGTCCTCCAACTTCCTTATTAGTCCCGTCACCACATTTTCAGTTTGGCCATCTGTTCTACGATGTTTGTTTACCCATTTTCATCATTGGTCCCTCTCCGCCTGCTCAAGAACAGATTTCTACCCTTGtcgatttcttgaaaataagCATGAACCAAAGTCAAACCATGCGTGTACGCCCCGCGTCGTGCCCGAGGATCGCTCGGGTCTTTCGAGAGGAATCGTTTCTCGGTCGTAACTCAGGTCGCTGAGATGTCTCCATTAATAGTCTAAGTTCTTCTCCATTGACACTTAATACACGCACAACCGCTATGATTGACGCCATCTCCTCCACCAATCCTCAACGTTTTAGGACAAAacggatatgataggatatgttATCTTCTTCCCATGCTCGTCGATTTCGGCACATGAAGGCGGCTTGTTCGGTGGGACTATTGTGGGTGGAAAACCAGAAAGGTCTATGATTGATGTCCTCATCCTTTCCTTGTCCTTCTCGGCCTGTCTCTCGGGAATGGGCATGGGCATGGGCATGGGTGCTGGTTGTCCTGTTCTTTCTTATCTCATTCTTGACCAAACCTTTAACTTTTTTCTTGTCATGGCTTGCCACTTTGTTCATCATCCAGCCTCATCCGATTCGGAGCTTGTTTTGTTACCCTCTTCCTCATAATTTAGATGTTCCCAATTGGTCCTAGCGAATCGAAATGGAACTGGGATTCCTTGTTCTGTCTAACGTCACGTGAAGATGATTATTTTCACGAGCGGCCAGTTCTGAAAATTTCCCCTTGCACCTACTTGTGTGCACATTGTTCTGAGATGGAAATGCAAGTACAGACTTATTGGGATGATTCGGGTGGACAAAGCAAGCACTCCTTTGTAAAGACTGATCATCCATATTAAGCTATTCATGTAGCTAAACTGGTCTGGTCTAATTCAGTTCGATGTAacaaaatttgtaaattttggcCATGCAAACGCATAGTAAAGCATACCGCAGATGTTAATTAAATAGGTGGTGTCCTCTGTCGCTTCTGTTTGGAGATATGGGGACGTGGTTTGGGGCAGGGACAAGCTGTGCATAGTGCATGTACTAGCTCTCCAATCCCAGAATGGTTCATTGTAATGTGCACTGCAAGTGATCTGAAATGGAGAGAATGTTTTGGAGCTCAATCCATTGGTGTGGTTTTGGTGATATGATTGGCAGAATGTGGAACAAGATTGGCCAGAGCAGGATGCGCGGTGTTTGGGATCGACTATGAAGGTCACGGCCGTTCCATGGGAGCCCGATGTTACATCAAGAAGTTCGACAACATAGTCAATGACTGCGACGATTTCTTCAAGTCGGTCTGCGGTAAGGCGCAATCTCTTACTACTTGGTTGTGTTCGAGTGAGACCTGATGCAATGTGTCCTCCTTAACTTTGGCCGACTCTGTTAACATTGTTTCAGCTCAAGACGAGTACAGAGGCAAGAGCAGGTTCCTGTATGGAGAGTCCATGGGAGGAGCTGTTGCACTGCTTCTCCACAAGAAGGACCCCGTCTTTTGGACCGGCGCGGTTCTCGTGGCGCCCATGTGCAAGGTAGCAACAAGTGCTTCCGTGGATGGACGTTAGCACGAATCCAATTATGCAAGTATCGGGTTTCTCATCGACTCGGCCAATCTGACACAGTGACACCTCTTCTGTTTCTTGTGACAATAAAATATGCAGATATCAGAGAAGGTGAAGCCGCACCCGGTGGTGGTGAACCTGTTGACGAAGGTGGAAGAGATCATACCGAAATGGAAGATAGTCCCGACAAAGGATGTCATCGATTCTGCCTTCAAGGACCCTATCAAGCGAGAACAGGTTGATAATCATTGCCTGCTTCTTCATGCAtcggttttttttgtttcggttCGGTTGAGCGGATCAGCAGTGACATGTGCTTGTGATTCCAATGATGCTTGCAGCTGAGAAACAACAAGTTGATATATCAAGACAAGCCACGGCTGAAAACGGCATTGGAGATGCTCAGAGCCAGTATGAGGCTCGAAGACACTTTACATGAGGTAACAATTCTTTCTCTGCAATCT contains:
- the LOC115750207 gene encoding caffeoylshikimate esterase-like, with translation MKMKEVVYQEEYRENARGVQLFTCRWLPCSSSPRALVFICHGYGMECSGFMRECGTRLARAGCAVFGIDYEGHGRSMGARCYIKKFDNIVNDCDDFFKSVCAQDEYRGKSRFLYGESMGGAVALLLHKKDPVFWTGAVLVAPMCKISEKVKPHPVVVNLLTKVEEIIPKWKIVPTKDVIDSAFKDPIKREQLRNNKLIYQDKPRLKTALEMLRASMRLEDTLHEVTLPFFVLHGEADVVTDPEVSKALYDQASSRDKTIRLYPGMWHGLTSGEPDDNIDIVFSDIIAWLDRRCNADAGMDTFPADPVLPSSNGGVIERFATSSPAGAAMNGKQRQRNGSYLCGLKGRRLFQHSAM